Below is a genomic region from Bacillaceae bacterium S4-13-56.
GATATGTGTTTGTTGCCTTTATCCGTCAGACATTGAGCAAGGACATTCAATTGAAGGAAATGCCGATTTTGTTGTTGGGACCAAATCAAGAAAAATTAGCTCGCAAGGTGTTTGATCTTAGTCAGGCTGGAGTTATTCCTTCTAAGACGAGCCGCCCATGGCAGTTCACTTTTCAACCAAAAGACTTTTTCACCAATGAAGAGATTCCTAGAGAGGGATGGTCTCTTGCTTTTGAAATCAAGCCAACGAGCCGTCGCCATGAACTAGATTTAGCTGATTCTTGGAAGCAATCTCTAGCAGAGGACGCCATTGAAAGTTTAGAAAAAGTAATAGCAAACGCCGCTCCATTAAAACCAGGGGAAGTGAATTTCATGGGAATTAACGCTCGTATTCAAGACTCTGGTGACCTAGCAGTGACTGTATTGATTCGAAATGGTACGGATAAAAACATTCAGTTCCAGCAGCTTCCGTTGAAAGTTGAAGATGCATCAGGAGAAGTCATTGCTGAAGGGAGTTTCAAATTCGATTCTTTTGAAGTGAAGGCTAATACAAGTAAGCCTTGGACGTTTATTTTCCCTAAGTCTATGGTTAAGAATGATGTTATTAATCTTTCGAAGTGGAGAGTTTATCCGGTACAGTAAGTAAATAAGATATTTTGTTGTAAGGCCGCCTGAATTTTTAGTTTAGAGATGCAGGCGGTTTTTGTTTTGTTTTAATAATATTCGCTAGTTTTTTTTGTTGACTTAGTTAAATTTGCTGTTGTCACCGTTGAGCATAAGATTTAAAGTTTGCGCGGAGTAAAAGGATTTTGAGCATAGAGACTGTTTCCTGCGCAAAGATTAACAATAACGCGCATTAACGTTTAAAAGTTGAGCATAGAATTTCTGGATGTTGAGCATAAAGTAGTAAAATTGAGCATGTAATCATAGGGTTAAGCATATAGGGATTACCTTGAGCACTGCTCCCTGAAACCAACGTTGGATTTTGAGCATAGCCCCCATAAAGTCTGAGCATTAAACTTATATATTAAGCATAACAAACGGAAATTGAGCATAGAAATATTTTTTTGGGCATTGACTGACGTGGTTAAGAGCACTCCATATAAATGATTCTATTAATACAAAAAAAGATGCACTCCCCACAAGGGTTGTGCATCTTTTACATTAATTAGAAGTAACTTGTACATAATCTCCATGAACCCAGCCTTGCTGGTCTTGGAAATTGATTTGGTACCACTTTCCGGTTGTGTCCTTCACGTAATTACCAGAAGCATCCTTTACACCATCTAGGATATCTCCTTCATAAACTTTACCCATAATGTTTGCACTACTACTTGTATCAGTTGTACTACGAACATTCAAGCCTACTCCTTCAGTGTTTACTACCGTAAGCACATCCACCGATGGTGCAGGTTCAGGAGTAGTAGGTGCTCCATCCGTAAACGTTACATAAGTGTCAATGACCCATCCCACTTGTCCGTTTGCCTTGATTTTCAACCATGAACCATTTGAACCAATCACTTCAATTGGTGTTCCTAATGGTAGAGTTGTGATTTTGCTAAAGGACGTGGAAGGACCTGTTCTCATATTTAGATTATCAGTTGTCGCTCCTGCTTTTCCAGCTTTAGTTGTATCTAGTAGATAAAGAGCTTCTCCCGTAGGTTTCGCCGTTGCTCCTGGTTGGTTGAGATACTTTGGT
It encodes:
- a CDS encoding accessory Sec system S-layer assembly protein, whose protein sequence is MFPFSKSKKVTKENTSGIDQSFDAKDLLEGPDSAEGPEEELVQTEISYHPDWKLPEEEKYVYAFHHSDLKPLKPNQLSLSGINMDKQAGGYVFVAFIRQTLSKDIQLKEMPILLLGPNQEKLARKVFDLSQAGVIPSKTSRPWQFTFQPKDFFTNEEIPREGWSLAFEIKPTSRRHELDLADSWKQSLAEDAIESLEKVIANAAPLKPGEVNFMGINARIQDSGDLAVTVLIRNGTDKNIQFQQLPLKVEDASGEVIAEGSFKFDSFEVKANTSKPWTFIFPKSMVKNDVINLSKWRVYPVQ